Proteins encoded by one window of Vidua chalybeata isolate OUT-0048 chromosome 10, bVidCha1 merged haplotype, whole genome shotgun sequence:
- the LOC128792994 gene encoding LOW QUALITY PROTEIN: translation initiation factor IF-2-like (The sequence of the model RefSeq protein was modified relative to this genomic sequence to represent the inferred CDS: deleted 3 bases in 2 codons), with the protein MIEPSLKALEHHDIRNEDSARIARFSLEPTSTSLTSPFPHCSQSTTPATPAAVLNSCSRHSIAPANSSRPAAASRMSRPGTGCQAAVRRCEECRARRCPAGGRRSPGLPAPRCPVRSAPPQPAPPGSAGPRGARPRGRAGGGGGAGGGGVRRRAGPGGAAAPGTRRRCPDTAGAEGPVAFAAAMAGRPPPAAPR; encoded by the exons ATGATAGAGCCGAGCCTCAAAGCACTCG AACATCATGACATTCGTAACGAGGACTCAGCAAGGATCGCCCGTTTCTCTCTGGAGCCAACGAGCACCTCGCTG ACGTCCCCGTTCCCACACTGCAGCCAGAGCACAACGCCAGCAACTCCTGCAGCCGTCCTGAACTCCTGCAGCCGCCAC TCCATCGCTCCAGCGAACAGCTCCCGACCGGCTGCCGCCTCCCGCATGTCCCGGCCGGGCACCGGCTGCCAGGCAGCGGTTCGCAGGTGCGAGGAGTGCCGGGCACGGCGCTGCCCTGCGGGGGGACGGCGCTCGCCGGGGCTCCCTGCGCCGAGGTGCCCTGTGCGCTCGGCCCCGCCGCAGCCCGCACCCCCGGGGAGCGCAGGGCCCCGCGGGGCTCGGCCGCGAGGGAGGgccgggggaggcggcggggcgggcgggggagGAGTGAGGCGGAGGGCAGGGCCGGGAGGCGCCGCAGCGCCGGGGACGCGCCGTCGCTGCCCCGACACGGCCGGAGCGGAGGGTCCCGTTGCCTTCGCCGCCGCCATGGCCgggcgccccccgcccgccgcccccagGTAG